The following are encoded in a window of Gammaproteobacteria bacterium genomic DNA:
- a CDS encoding NAD-dependent succinate-semialdehyde dehydrogenase: MNKNGFTSIDPSTGQENQGYPDWEPARLDRALDRAAAAAPGWAALGIQERCAFLRRAGDVLLRERHRYAELMSREMGKVTAEGLAEIEKCAGACKYYADEAPRMLADELIETDAKKSLVTYQPLGVLLAIMPWNFPFWQAIRAAAPALAAGNVVALKHADNVPGCGLALEEVFREAGFPEGVFQTLMVTVPGVDKVIRDPRVQAVTLTGSERAGVAVGQAAGETLKKCVLELGGSDAFVVLEDADLVSAAKQGCLSRYQNAGQSCIAAKRFILVERVADAFLEAFRAQAAALKSGDPRGEGVTLGPLARLDLRDKLHEQVQDALSQGAVSVLGCQKPAGPGAFYPASILDRVRPGMRAWREEVFGPVATIIRVKDKEEALAVANASSYGLGGSVWTADRERGEAFARRMACGSAFVNRMVKSDQRLPFGGVKKSGHGRELSRHGILEFVNVKTLSLD, from the coding sequence ATGAACAAAAACGGCTTCACCAGCATAGACCCCAGCACCGGCCAGGAGAATCAGGGATACCCTGATTGGGAGCCCGCCCGGCTCGACCGGGCCCTGGACCGGGCCGCCGCTGCGGCCCCCGGCTGGGCGGCCTTGGGCATCCAGGAACGCTGCGCCTTCCTGCGCCGGGCCGGCGACGTGCTGCTGCGGGAGCGGCACCGCTATGCCGAACTCATGAGCCGGGAGATGGGCAAGGTCACGGCGGAAGGCCTCGCCGAGATCGAGAAGTGCGCCGGCGCCTGCAAGTACTACGCGGATGAAGCGCCGCGCATGCTGGCGGACGAACTCATCGAGACGGACGCGAAGAAGAGCCTGGTGACGTATCAGCCTCTCGGGGTGCTGCTCGCGATCATGCCCTGGAACTTCCCTTTCTGGCAGGCCATCCGCGCTGCCGCGCCGGCGCTCGCCGCCGGCAACGTGGTGGCGCTCAAGCACGCCGACAACGTGCCGGGCTGCGGCCTCGCGCTGGAGGAAGTGTTCCGGGAGGCGGGCTTCCCCGAAGGTGTGTTCCAGACGCTCATGGTCACGGTGCCCGGCGTGGACAAGGTGATCCGCGATCCGCGCGTGCAGGCCGTCACCCTCACCGGCAGCGAGCGCGCCGGCGTCGCCGTCGGCCAAGCCGCCGGCGAGACCCTCAAGAAGTGCGTGCTCGAACTCGGCGGCTCCGACGCCTTCGTGGTGCTGGAGGACGCGGACCTCGTCAGCGCCGCGAAGCAGGGCTGCCTGTCCCGCTACCAGAACGCGGGGCAAAGCTGCATCGCCGCCAAGCGCTTCATCCTGGTGGAGCGGGTGGCGGATGCGTTCCTGGAAGCATTCCGCGCCCAGGCGGCGGCGCTCAAGTCCGGCGACCCGCGCGGGGAGGGCGTCACGCTCGGGCCCCTGGCGCGGCTCGACCTTCGGGACAAACTGCACGAGCAGGTACAGGACGCACTGTCCCAGGGCGCGGTCTCCGTGCTCGGCTGCCAGAAACCCGCCGGTCCCGGCGCGTTCTATCCCGCCTCCATCCTCGACCGCGTGCGGCCCGGCATGCGCGCCTGGCGCGAAGAAGTGTTCGGCCCGGTGGCGACCATCATCCGGGTCAAGGACAAAGAGGAAGCCCTGGCGGTCGCGAACGCATCGAGCTATGGCCTGGGCGGCAGCGTGTGGACGGCGGACCGCGAGCGGGGCGAGGCCTTCGCCCGGCGCATGGCCTGCGGCAGCGCCTTCGTGAACCGCATGGTGAAGAGCGACCAGCGCCTGCCCTTCGGTGGAGTGAAGAAATCAGGCCACGGACGCGAGCTCTCGCGCCACGGGATACTCGAGTTCGTGAACGTGAAGACCCTGAGCCTTGATTGA
- a CDS encoding adenosylcobalamin-dependent ribonucleoside-diphosphate reductase: protein MNTVLKPAPAAVTEIQVQEASSDIWDKKYRLKAKDGTIIDHEVDDTWKRVAKALSDVEAPEKRAEWNEKFLWALRNGAIPAGRVTSNAGALEHKPATSTINCTVSGTIRDSMDDILNKVHEAGLTLKAGCGIGYEFSTLRPRGAYVAGAGAYTSGPMSFMDIYDKMCFTVSSAGGRRGAQMGTFEVGHPDVTDFVRAKREDGRLRQFNLSLLVTRDFMEAVKADGEWQLVFPLDKKEAESGDIDLKDPTKVVWREWPTTVNYLVDEQGLVACRIYKTIHARRLWDLIMASTYDFAEPGFVLIDKVNEMNNNWWCENIRATNPCGEQPLPPYGSCLLGSVNLTKFVLEPFTPNARFDWDQYREVVKVFTRMLDNVVEINGLPLEQQRNEINRKRRHGMGYLGLGSTITMLGWKYGSLESVKFTEDVSREMAIAGWEEALELSKEKGPAPIMVEEFTVTADMLRKRPEMAQDGWKVGDKIKGRELHANYSRYMQRVAEVAPDLVDALAAHGARFTHHSSIAPTGTISLSLANNASNGIEPSFAHHYFRNVIRPGKKSKEKVDVYSFELLAYRELINPKAMPNSEKADEKLPEYFITAENITPKEHVDIQAAAQKWIDSSISKTANVPTDYPYEQFKDIYLYAYEQGLKGCTTFRFNPEAFQGVLVKEQDLKNTVYKFTLEDGTVVEARGDQEIEYDGEKHTAANLYDALKEGYYGKF from the coding sequence ATGAACACCGTGCTGAAGCCGGCCCCCGCGGCCGTCACCGAGATCCAAGTGCAAGAAGCCTCCTCCGACATCTGGGACAAGAAGTACCGTCTCAAGGCCAAGGACGGGACCATCATCGACCACGAGGTGGACGACACCTGGAAGCGGGTCGCCAAGGCCCTCTCCGACGTAGAGGCTCCCGAGAAGCGCGCCGAGTGGAACGAGAAGTTCCTGTGGGCGCTGCGCAACGGCGCCATCCCGGCCGGCCGCGTCACCTCCAACGCCGGCGCCCTCGAGCACAAGCCCGCCACCAGCACCATCAACTGCACCGTGTCCGGCACCATCCGCGACTCGATGGACGACATCCTGAACAAGGTCCACGAGGCGGGCCTCACCCTCAAGGCCGGCTGCGGCATCGGCTATGAGTTCTCCACCCTGCGCCCCCGCGGCGCGTACGTGGCCGGCGCCGGCGCCTACACCTCCGGCCCCATGTCGTTCATGGATATCTACGACAAGATGTGCTTCACCGTGTCCTCGGCGGGCGGCCGCCGCGGCGCCCAGATGGGCACCTTCGAGGTAGGGCACCCGGACGTCACCGACTTCGTGCGCGCCAAGCGCGAAGACGGCCGCCTGCGCCAGTTCAACCTCTCGCTCCTGGTCACCAGGGACTTCATGGAAGCGGTGAAGGCGGACGGCGAGTGGCAGCTCGTGTTCCCGCTGGACAAGAAGGAAGCCGAGAGCGGCGACATCGACCTCAAGGATCCCACCAAGGTGGTGTGGCGCGAGTGGCCGACCACCGTCAACTACCTGGTGGACGAGCAGGGCCTCGTCGCCTGCCGCATCTACAAGACCATCCACGCCCGCAGGCTGTGGGACCTCATCATGGCCTCCACCTATGACTTCGCGGAGCCCGGCTTCGTGCTCATAGACAAGGTCAACGAGATGAACAACAACTGGTGGTGCGAGAACATCCGCGCCACCAACCCCTGCGGCGAGCAGCCGCTGCCGCCCTACGGCTCCTGCCTGTTGGGCAGCGTGAACCTCACCAAGTTCGTGCTGGAGCCCTTCACGCCGAATGCCCGCTTCGACTGGGACCAGTACCGCGAGGTGGTCAAGGTCTTCACCCGCATGCTGGACAACGTGGTGGAGATCAACGGCCTGCCCCTCGAGCAGCAGCGCAACGAGATCAACCGCAAGCGCCGCCACGGCATGGGCTACCTGGGGCTGGGTTCCACCATCACCATGCTGGGCTGGAAGTACGGCTCGCTGGAATCCGTGAAGTTCACGGAAGACGTCTCCCGCGAGATGGCCATCGCCGGCTGGGAAGAGGCCCTCGAGCTCTCCAAGGAGAAGGGCCCCGCCCCCATCATGGTGGAGGAGTTCACCGTCACCGCCGACATGCTGAGGAAGCGCCCCGAGATGGCGCAGGACGGCTGGAAGGTGGGCGACAAGATCAAGGGCCGCGAGCTGCACGCCAACTACAGCCGCTACATGCAGCGGGTGGCGGAAGTGGCGCCGGACCTGGTGGATGCGCTCGCCGCCCATGGCGCGCGCTTCACGCACCACAGCTCCATCGCGCCCACGGGCACCATCTCCCTGTCGCTGGCCAACAACGCCAGCAACGGCATCGAGCCCAGCTTCGCGCACCACTACTTCCGCAACGTGATCCGCCCCGGCAAGAAGTCCAAGGAGAAAGTGGACGTCTACTCCTTCGAGCTGCTGGCCTACCGCGAGCTGATCAACCCGAAGGCCATGCCTAACTCCGAGAAGGCGGACGAGAAGCTGCCGGAGTACTTCATCACCGCGGAGAACATCACCCCCAAGGAGCACGTGGACATCCAGGCCGCGGCCCAGAAGTGGATCGACTCCTCCATCTCCAAGACCGCGAACGTGCCCACGGACTACCCGTACGAGCAGTTCAAGGACATCTATCTCTACGCCTACGAGCAGGGCCTCAAGGGCTGCACCACCTTCCGCTTCAACCCGGAGGCGTTCCAGGGCGTGCTGGTGAAGGAGCAGGACCTCAAGAACACCGTGTACAAGTTCACCCTCGAGGACGGCACCGTCGTCGAGGCGCGGGGCGACCAGGAGATCGAGTATGACGGCGAGAAGCATACCGCCGCCAACCTGTACGACGCTCTCAAAGAGGGCTACTACGGTAAGTTCTGA
- a CDS encoding DUF2914 domain-containing protein — protein sequence MSKNEKIMALAFGLLLAAGSAFAEDMPAAGSAAAAAPAASEAPAKPAANGSVSRAQFTSGVTNHEPNDAVTTLDNSNTRIFFYCVLVNLQGQEVTFRWSYNDITQAEVKQTPSSARYRTNTSKQLDPSKLGTWKVEVMDASGNVLTSKTFEYTKADASAAPAAATK from the coding sequence ATGTCGAAGAACGAAAAGATCATGGCGCTCGCGTTCGGCCTGCTGCTCGCCGCCGGCTCGGCGTTCGCCGAGGACATGCCGGCCGCCGGCAGCGCCGCAGCCGCCGCCCCGGCTGCCTCCGAGGCGCCCGCCAAGCCCGCCGCCAACGGCTCCGTGAGCCGCGCCCAGTTCACCAGCGGCGTGACCAACCACGAGCCGAACGACGCGGTCACCACCCTCGACAACAGCAACACCCGCATCTTCTTCTACTGCGTGCTGGTGAACCTGCAGGGGCAGGAAGTGACCTTCCGCTGGAGCTACAACGACATCACCCAGGCCGAGGTGAAGCAGACCCCGAGCTCGGCGCGCTACCGCACCAACACCAGCAAGCAGCTGGACCCCTCCAAGCTCGGCACCTGGAAGGTGGAGGTGATGGACGCCTCCGGCAACGTGCTGACCAGCAAGACCTTCGAGTACACCAAGGCTGATGCTTCCGCGGCTCCCGCGGCGGCGACGAAATAA
- a CDS encoding aldo/keto reductase translates to MLTRRIPRTGEALPVIGIGTWERFDVASGAPRRAQLKEVLATLFAAGGRLIDSSPMYGRAEGAVGELLAALPDAPKPFVATKVWTQGRIEGVAGMQRSERLMGGRLDLIQVHNLLDWRTHLKTLEEWKASGRIRYIGITHYTPSAHAELESVMRAAPWDFVQLDYALEDRAAERRLLPLAQEKGIAVIVNRPFGGGGLIRRLVKQPLPDWAAAAGCSSWAALLLKFILGNPAVTCVIPGTGDPAHMREILEAGTGSLPDEATLKRMRALAD, encoded by the coding sequence ATGCTCACTAGAAGGATCCCCCGCACCGGTGAAGCGCTCCCTGTCATCGGCATCGGCACCTGGGAGAGGTTCGACGTCGCCTCGGGCGCCCCCCGCCGCGCCCAACTGAAAGAAGTCCTCGCTACCCTGTTCGCCGCCGGTGGGCGTCTCATCGACAGCTCCCCCATGTATGGCCGTGCCGAGGGCGCGGTGGGCGAGCTGCTCGCCGCCCTGCCGGATGCGCCCAAGCCCTTCGTCGCCACCAAGGTCTGGACCCAGGGCCGCATCGAAGGCGTCGCTGGGATGCAGCGTTCCGAGCGGCTCATGGGCGGGCGGCTCGACCTCATCCAGGTCCACAACCTCCTGGACTGGCGCACGCACCTCAAGACTTTGGAAGAGTGGAAGGCCTCAGGCCGCATCCGCTACATCGGCATCACCCATTACACGCCCAGCGCCCACGCGGAGCTGGAGAGCGTCATGCGCGCCGCGCCTTGGGACTTCGTGCAGCTGGACTACGCGCTGGAGGACCGGGCTGCCGAGCGGCGCCTCCTGCCGCTGGCGCAGGAGAAAGGCATCGCCGTGATCGTGAACCGGCCCTTCGGCGGCGGCGGCCTCATCCGCCGCCTCGTGAAGCAGCCCCTGCCGGACTGGGCCGCGGCCGCCGGCTGCTCCAGCTGGGCGGCGCTGCTCCTCAAGTTCATCTTAGGCAACCCCGCCGTCACCTGCGTCATCCCCGGCACCGGCGACCCGGCCCACATGCGCGAGATATTGGAAGCCGGCACCGGCAGCTTGCCCGATGAAGCGACGCTGAAGCGCATGCGAGCGCTAGCCGACTGA
- a CDS encoding serine hydrolase, with protein MPSFRPRRPAVVGAFILMAAAAAPLWAAEPASDAELHRMLVTRVDSQKLATGIVIGIVEPSGRRIVSYGTLGLDDKRPVDGDTEFGIGSLTKVFTALLLSDMARHGQLSLDDPAARYLPAGRVSLPRFEGKPITLADLATHTAGFPIRPTNLKSDWAKQDEMGQMMVTQYKEYEGYTLDDLYSFVSSFTLKQAPGTHYEYSNVNYGLLGIAESTRAGKPYGELVQSTILDPLAMHDTHMQLPPPLQPRLAMGYTAFYGQLSAAPPEPMGPLDAAGAYYSTADDLSRFLAAVLGLERSDLKPAMDAMLDVRHPGGMTPFGPPAGTDQIALAWNVHTDGDHQVVWKNGSVSGYRAFMGYDPKRRIGVVALANAQSGPGVDDIGLHLLDPHLPVDLTVPKFYAQVPMDAATLERYAGTYRFSPTDAITVVRRGDHLYLTEPGQPKLEMFAYGPQDFFLKIADAQASFSEVKDGHAMKVIWHQGGQDSPGTRVDDAH; from the coding sequence ATGCCCAGCTTCCGTCCCAGGCGCCCTGCAGTCGTGGGCGCCTTCATCCTCATGGCTGCTGCCGCGGCCCCGCTCTGGGCCGCCGAGCCTGCTTCCGATGCGGAGCTGCATCGGATGCTGGTCACCCGCGTGGATTCCCAGAAGCTCGCCACCGGCATCGTGATAGGCATCGTCGAGCCCTCAGGCCGGCGCATCGTGAGCTACGGCACCCTGGGCCTGGACGACAAGCGGCCGGTGGACGGCGACACCGAGTTCGGCATCGGCTCCCTCACCAAGGTCTTCACCGCGCTCCTGCTCTCGGACATGGCCCGGCACGGGCAGCTCAGCCTGGACGACCCTGCCGCCAGGTACCTGCCCGCCGGCCGTGTGAGCTTGCCCCGCTTCGAGGGCAAGCCCATCACGCTCGCGGATCTGGCCACCCACACCGCCGGCTTCCCGATCCGGCCCACCAACCTCAAGTCGGACTGGGCCAAGCAGGACGAGATGGGCCAGATGATGGTGACCCAATACAAGGAGTACGAGGGCTACACCCTCGATGACCTCTACAGCTTCGTGTCCTCGTTCACGCTCAAGCAGGCGCCGGGCACCCACTACGAGTATTCCAACGTCAACTACGGCCTGCTCGGCATCGCGGAATCCACCCGCGCCGGCAAGCCCTATGGCGAGCTGGTGCAAAGCACCATCCTCGACCCCCTCGCCATGCACGACACCCACATGCAGTTGCCGCCGCCGCTGCAGCCGCGTCTCGCCATGGGATACACCGCCTTCTATGGCCAGCTCAGCGCTGCGCCGCCGGAGCCCATGGGCCCGCTGGACGCCGCCGGGGCCTACTATTCCACCGCCGATGACCTGTCCCGCTTCCTCGCCGCCGTGCTCGGCCTGGAGAGATCGGACCTCAAGCCCGCCATGGACGCGATGCTCGACGTGCGGCATCCCGGCGGCATGACGCCCTTCGGCCCGCCCGCCGGCACGGACCAGATCGCGCTCGCCTGGAACGTCCATACCGACGGCGACCACCAGGTGGTGTGGAAGAACGGCAGCGTCAGCGGCTACCGCGCCTTCATGGGTTACGACCCCAAGCGCCGCATCGGCGTGGTGGCCCTGGCCAACGCCCAGAGCGGTCCCGGCGTGGACGACATCGGCCTGCACCTCCTGGACCCGCATCTGCCGGTGGACCTCACAGTGCCGAAGTTCTATGCGCAGGTACCGATGGACGCCGCCACGCTGGAGCGGTACGCGGGCACTTACCGCTTCTCGCCCACGGACGCCATCACCGTCGTCCGCCGGGGAGACCATCTCTACCTCACGGAACCGGGGCAGCCGAAGCTCGAGATGTTCGCCTACGGCCCGCAGGACTTCTTCCTCAAGATCGCCGACGCCCAAGCCAGCTTCAGCGAGGTGAAGGATGGCCATGCCATGAAAGTCATCTGGCACCAGGGTGGGCAGGATTCGCCGGGTACGCGGGTAGACGATGCTCACTAG
- a CDS encoding Hsp20/alpha crystallin family protein has protein sequence MQLIRYQPWGAFDLVDRLLAGQHGQLTRDAAPAADWVPSVDIKEEAERFVIHADVPGVDPKDIEVSMEDGVLTLSGERKAESRTEQDGWKRVERLSGRFLRRFTLPEGTDAENISAHGSHGVLEIVIPKLAKAAARKIAVKTASH, from the coding sequence ATGCAACTGATCCGTTACCAGCCCTGGGGCGCTTTCGACCTGGTGGACCGGCTCTTGGCCGGCCAGCACGGCCAGCTCACCCGCGACGCCGCCCCGGCGGCCGACTGGGTGCCTTCCGTGGACATCAAGGAAGAGGCCGAGCGCTTCGTGATCCATGCGGACGTGCCGGGCGTGGACCCGAAGGACATCGAGGTGAGCATGGAGGACGGCGTGCTCACGCTCTCCGGCGAGCGCAAGGCCGAGTCCCGCACCGAGCAGGACGGCTGGAAGCGCGTGGAACGCCTGAGTGGCCGCTTCCTGCGCCGCTTCACCCTGCCGGAAGGCACCGACGCGGAGAACATCAGCGCCCACGGCAGCCACGGCGTGCTGGAGATCGTGATTCCGAAGCTGGCGAAGGCGGCGGCTCGTAAGATCGCCGTCAAGACGGCGAGCCACTAA
- a CDS encoding antibiotic biosynthesis monooxygenase has protein sequence MPLPPYYVAIFTSRLNSNPAGYAEMAERMAELAAQQPGYLGAESVRDADGLGITVSYWKDEQSIRNWKRESEHREAQETGRKQWYQSYQLRIARVERAYGYEAPK, from the coding sequence ATGCCACTGCCGCCGTACTACGTGGCCATCTTCACCTCGCGGCTCAACTCCAACCCGGCGGGCTACGCCGAGATGGCGGAGCGCATGGCCGAGCTCGCCGCCCAGCAGCCGGGCTACCTGGGCGCCGAGAGCGTGAGGGACGCGGATGGCCTGGGCATCACCGTCTCCTACTGGAAGGACGAGCAGTCCATCCGGAACTGGAAGCGCGAGTCGGAGCACCGGGAGGCCCAGGAGACGGGCCGCAAGCAGTGGTACCAGTCCTACCAGCTGCGCATCGCCAGGGTGGAACGGGCTTACGGGTACGAAGCCCCCAAGTGA
- a CDS encoding DegQ family serine endoprotease — translation MKRIAQVLAAASLLATVFTAASLSVILPAEAHNPPPAAVTGQAVPTLAPVIKRVGPAVVNVSTRGHVQVQQNNPFMNDPFFQQFFGGSGRGGAPVERKFQSLGSGVIVDAAKGYVLTNNHVVENADQITVTLYDNRSFKAKVVGKDPETDVAVLKIEPDNLTAISLGNSDALQVGDFVVAIGNPFGLTHTVTSGIVSALGRDGIEDGKFENFIQTDASINPGNSGGALIDLNGNLVGINTAILSRSGGNIGIGFAIPINMARNVMEQIIQYGKVQRGVLGITIQNLTPDIAKGLGISQQSGVVVTQVQSGSEAEKAGIKAGDVILTVNGQPVLSNSGLTSTLGVMRVGTEVTLGIVRGGKPMSVKATIGKGEEGDTEGGDEGGSTDNGLHGLNVSNLEKNNSPLYGQVQGVVITGIAPDSDAAYSGLREGDVIIAVNRQPVKSAAEFRKLALKDKDGSLFLTVRREDQMFYVSLGG, via the coding sequence ATGAAACGCATCGCCCAAGTGCTCGCCGCAGCCTCGCTGCTGGCCACGGTCTTCACCGCCGCCTCGCTCTCCGTGATCCTCCCCGCCGAGGCCCATAACCCCCCGCCCGCGGCCGTGACCGGCCAGGCGGTACCGACGCTCGCGCCCGTGATCAAGCGCGTGGGCCCGGCGGTGGTGAACGTCTCCACCCGCGGCCACGTGCAGGTGCAGCAGAACAACCCGTTCATGAACGACCCCTTCTTCCAGCAGTTCTTCGGCGGCAGCGGTCGCGGCGGCGCCCCGGTGGAACGCAAGTTCCAGAGCCTGGGCAGCGGCGTGATCGTGGACGCGGCCAAGGGCTACGTGCTCACCAACAACCACGTGGTGGAGAACGCGGACCAGATCACCGTGACGCTGTACGACAACCGCAGCTTCAAAGCCAAGGTGGTGGGCAAGGATCCTGAGACGGACGTGGCGGTGCTCAAGATCGAGCCGGACAACCTCACCGCCATCAGCCTCGGCAACTCCGACGCGCTGCAGGTGGGTGACTTCGTGGTGGCCATCGGCAACCCCTTCGGCCTCACCCACACGGTGACCTCCGGCATCGTCTCGGCGCTCGGCCGCGACGGCATCGAGGACGGCAAGTTCGAGAACTTCATCCAGACCGACGCCTCCATCAACCCCGGCAACTCGGGCGGCGCGCTGATCGACCTGAACGGCAACCTGGTGGGCATCAACACCGCGATCCTGTCCCGCTCCGGCGGCAACATCGGCATCGGCTTCGCGATCCCCATCAACATGGCGCGCAACGTGATGGAGCAGATCATCCAGTACGGCAAGGTGCAGCGCGGCGTGCTCGGCATCACCATCCAGAACCTGACGCCGGACATCGCCAAGGGCCTGGGGATAAGCCAGCAGTCCGGCGTGGTGGTGACGCAGGTGCAGTCCGGCTCCGAGGCGGAGAAGGCCGGCATCAAGGCCGGCGACGTGATCCTGACCGTGAACGGCCAGCCGGTGCTCAGCAACTCCGGGCTCACCAGCACGCTCGGCGTGATGCGGGTGGGCACGGAGGTGACGCTAGGCATCGTGCGCGGCGGGAAGCCGATGAGCGTGAAGGCCACCATCGGCAAGGGCGAGGAAGGCGACACGGAAGGCGGCGACGAGGGCGGCAGCACCGACAACGGCCTGCATGGCTTGAACGTCTCCAACCTCGAGAAGAACAACTCGCCGCTCTACGGCCAGGTGCAGGGCGTGGTGATCACCGGCATCGCGCCGGACAGCGACGCCGCCTACTCGGGCCTGCGGGAGGGCGACGTGATCATCGCCGTGAACCGCCAGCCGGTGAAGAGCGCCGCGGAGTTTCGGAAGCTGGCGCTGAAGGACAAGGACGGTTCACTCTTCTTGACGGTTCGTCGTGAAGATCAAATGTTCTATGTGTCTCTCGGCGGTTGA